Part of the Kitasatospora sp. NBC_01266 genome, CGAGCCGACGGTGAAGACCAGCCGCCGCGGGGTGTCGACCACGAGCTTTCCGGCCGTCTCGGCGCAGCGGGACGCCGCCCAGGCGGCGCGTTCGGCGGGACCGGGGGTGCCGACGCCGCCGGCGGCGACCCGGGGGGTGTCCTGCAGGGTGGGGATCTCGGCGTAGTCGGTGACCGCCAGCACGTCGACCCGGTCGGGGCGCAGCGTGAAGCCGGTGTAGTGGTTGATCGAGAAGTTGCCGAGCGGGTGGGCCTGGGCGGCGGGCGCGAGGCCGCCGAGCAGCCACAGCGCGCCGCCGGCCACGGCCGCAGCCCGACGCAGAAGGTGACGTTGAGTCATGGACTTCCTCCGGGCGGGGCCGAGGCGAACCCGGACATATCCGAGTTGTCCGGCGCATGGTAGCGAGTCGACGCCCCGTCACCCGCACTCCCCCGCCCGCTTCTCACCCGTCTGGCGCCCGCCGCTCACCTCGACGGCCCCGATCGGCTGATACGCGTGGCGCTCTTGTCCTGGTTCGTGATGGTTTAGGCATAGCTTAGGCCGCACTACGGACTGTCAGATCAAATCGCCAGGCAACGCTGCCGGACCCATCCAGTCACCGCGTGAGGCCTCGAGCTCGACCGCCCTCTCTCAGCCGCCCGCCCCGGGCGGCGGCGGTCCTGTACCGGAACGGATGGCAGATGCAGCACCCACGCTCGCCTCGCCGCACCACCTCGGCCCGATCGGCCGAACGCGCCCTGGCCACCTTCGGCACCCTCGGGCTGGTGGCCGCCGGCGCACTCACCGGCCTGACGCCCGGCGTCAGTTCCGCCTCCAGCCACCGCGAGGCCCCGCTGATCGCGGGCGACCCGAAGGCCGACAACACCGACGTCTACGCCTTCACCAGCCCCGACAAGCCCGACATGGTCACGCTGGTGGCGAACTGGATCCCGTTCGAGGAGCCCAACGGCGGCCCGAACTTCTACCCGTTCGCCAACGACGCCCGCTACAACATCAAGATCGACAGCCAGGGCACCGGCAAGCCGGACCTGACCTACACCTGGACGTTCAGCGACCACATCCGCGACGACGCCAACCAGTTCCTCTACAACACCGGCGTGGTCAAGAACTTCGACGACCCGACGCTGAACTTCCGTCAGACGTACACGCTGACCGTGACGGATGCCAACGGGAACACCAGGACCCTGCTCAAGGACGCGCCCACCGCGCCGTCCAACGTCGGCAAGGCGTCCATGCCCGACTACGCGGGGCTGCGCCAGCAGGCCGTGTCGCCGCTGGCGGGCGGCGGCCAGAGCTTCGCCGGGCAGGCCTCCGACCCGTTCTTCCTCGACCTGCGGGTCTTCGACCTGCTGTACGGCGGGAACCTGAAGGAGACCGGCCACAACACGCTCGCGGGCTACAACGTCAACACGATCGCACTGCAGATCCCCAAGAAGGACCTGGCGCTGAAGGGCGACGCGACGCGCAACCCGGTGGTCGGCGTCTGGTCGACCACGGACCGCCAGGGCGCGGTGGTGGCCGACTCGCGCACCAACGGCGGCGACAAGGGCGGCGAAGGGGCCAAGGACAAGGGTGGCGAGGGCGGCTGGCACCAGGTGTCGCGGCTGGGCAACCCGCTGGTCAACGAGGTCGTGGTGCCGCTGAAGTACAAGGACGCGTTCAACGCCCTGGCCCCCGTCGACGACCACACGGTGACCCCGGTGGTCGACAAGGTCAAGGACCCGATCGTCCCCAAGCTGATCCAGAGCATCTACGGCATCCCCGCCCCGGCGACGCCGCGCAACGACCTCGTCGAGATCTTCCTGACCGGGATCTCCAAGAACTCCGGCGGCCCGATCCAGGCCGACCTCAACTCCCAGCTGCTGAACACCGACGTGAACAAGGAGAAGTTCACCCCGGCCGAGGAGCTGCGGCTCAACATGGCCGTGCCGCCGGCCCAGACGCCCAACCGGCTCGGTGTACTCGGCGGGGACCTCCAGGGCTACCCGAACGGCCGCCGGCTCAACGACGACGTGGTCGACATCGAGCTGCAGGCGCTGGAAGGCGCCGCGCAGACCGGCACGATCGTGCCGGCACTGGCCGCCGGTGACGGCGTCAACACGCCCTACCGCCAGCCCGGCGACAGCTTCCCGTACGTCGCGCTGCCCAACACCGCGGCGGTCAACCAGGCCGACAACGTCCACCCGGGCGGCGGCGTGGGCGCCGGCCTCGGCGGCACGGCGCTGGGCGGCCACCGGGCCCCGGTGGTGGCCGCGGCGGCGCTCGGCGGCGGCGCGGCGCTGGCCGGCGCCGGCTACCTGGCCCTGCGCCGGCGGCGCGCGGACCGCGCATGACCGGCCCCGCCAGGAACGGCCGTCCGTCCTCCCGCGCGGGGGGCGGACGGCCGCGGCGCCGCCGGAGGCGCCCGGGCGGCCGGGCGGCGCTGCTCGCCCTGTCCGTGGGGATGGCCCTGGTCGGCGCCGGCGCGAGCGCGCTGCTCGGCAGCGGCCCGACCGCTCTGACGCCGAGCGCCCGGCCACCGGCCCGTACCGCGATCGGCACGCCGGCCGTCCCGCGCGCCGCCGACGGCCCGTCGACCGGCGCGGCCCCCGCCGCGCTGCCGCTGCGAATACGGATACCCGGCATCGGCGTCGACAGCGCGCTGACCGACCTCCAGGTCCAGCCGGACGGCCATCTCGCCGCGCCCAAGAACCCCGAGCAGATCGGCTGGTGGAGCGACGGCCCGCACCCCGGCGACCCCGGCGCCGCCGTGATCGTCGGCCACCTGGACTCCCGCACCGGCCCGGCCGCCTTCTACGGGCTGTCCAGCCTGCACCCCGGAGACACCGTCAGCATCGAGCGCGCCGACCGGAGCCAGGTCGGCTTCACCGTCCAGGCACTGCGGCAGTACGACAAGGACGCCTTCCCCGACAGCGAGGTGTACGCCACCGGTGGGCCGCCCCAGCTGCGGCTGATCACCTGCGGGGGCAGCTACGACCGGGAACAGCACGAGTACCGGGACAACCTCGTCGTCTACGCCACCCTCACCAGTACGCCGAACACCCCCAGGCCCTGATCCTGGACCGACCGAAGCGGGAACCGCGCCATGCGCACGCGCAGCAATCCAGGCCCTCGCGCCGCCCTCTCGGCGGCCGTCACCGCCGCGCTGGCGGTCGGCCTGTTCCTCACCGGCGGCCTCGGCCTCTCGCCCTGGACGGGAGCCTCGAACGATCACGCCAGGCCGGCGGCGAGCGGGCCGAGCGGCGGCGGCGACCCGCTGGCCGCCGACATCAGCACGCTCCAGGACGGCCTGCGCCGGCAACCGCAGGACCCGCTCGCGCTGGCCACCCTCGGCCTGGACTACGTCCAGCAGGCCAGGAACACCGCCGACCCCACGTACTACCCCAAGGCGGAGGAGGTCCTGCAGCGCTCGCTCGCCCAGCAGCCGCAGGACAACTTCGCCGCACTGGGCGGCCTGGCCGCGCTGGCCAACGGCCGCCACGACTTCGCCCGGGCCCTCGACCAGGCCCGGCGCGCGGTGGCCGCCAACCCGTACAACTCCTCGCTGTACGGGACCCTGGCCGACGCGCTGACCCAGCTCGGCCGCTACGACGAGGCCGCCGACGCCGTCCAGCGCATGGTGGACCTGCACCCCGGCACCCCCTCGCTGGCCCGCGCCTCCTACGTCGCCGAACTGCGCGGCGACACCGGGACCGCCCGCACCGACATGCGCCGCGCCTTGCAGGACGCCGCCGGGCCCGCCGACCAGGCCTTCGCCCACTACTACCTGGCCGAGCTGGCCGGCAACAGCGGCGATCCCGCCACCGAGCTCAAGGAGGCCGAGGCCGGACTGGCCGCGGCGCCGGGTTACACCGCGCTGCTGCAGGCCAAGGCGCGGGCCGAGGCGGCTCAGGGGGACACCGCTGCCGCGCTGGCCGACCTCGGCGCCGCCACCCGGCGCGTCCCGCAGCCCGAGTACGTGCTGCAACTCGGTGAGCTCTACCAGGCGGCGGGCCGCACCCGGGAGGCCGAGCAGCAGTACCAGCTGTTCCGGGCCGAGCAGCGGCTCCTCACCGACAACGGAGTCGCCCAGGACAGTGACGCCGCCCTCTTCGAAGCCGACCACGGCAGCCCGGAGCAGGCCCTGGCGATCGCCCGGACCGGACTGCGGACCCGCCCCTTCCTGGACAGCCACGACGCGCTCGCCTGGGCCCTGCACCGCACCGGCCAGGACCGCGCGGCGCTGGCCGAGGCCGACCAGGCGCTGGCCCAGGGCACCCGCAGCGCCCTCTTCCACTTCCACCGGGCGATGATCCAGGCGGGCCTTGGCGACACCGCGGCCGAGCGCGCCGACCTCGGCGCCGCGCTGGCCATCAACCCGCACTTCCACCCGCTGCACGCGGCCGAGGCCACGGCCGCGCTGGCCGCGCTCGGGGGTCAGGGGTGAGGCGGTCAGCGGTGCGGCCGGGCCGGGTCCTCTCCCGTTCGGAGCGATCCACCGGGCGCCGGGCTCCGAAGGGGAAGTGAGCGCGGGGCTGAACGGTCCGATCCGCGGGGCCGGTCCGGCGTGACGGATCGCCCACCGGCGCGGGCTGCGGGTGGAACTGCCGGGTGGCCGGGTGCTGGTGGCCGCGGCGCCCGGCGCGCCGGTGCTGCGGCTGCACCGGCCCGGGGCCTTCTGCCACCGGGTGGGCGAGAACGGGCTGATCGGCTTCGGCGAGTCCTACCAGGACGGCGACTGGGACTCCCCCGACCTGGTCGCGCTGCTCAGCGAGCCGACCGTGCGGCTGTGGCGGCTGTACCTGGCCGGCAGTTCACTCGCCTTCGGCGAGCGGCGGATGGGGGTGGACCAGTTCCTCGCGGTGCGACCGCCGGGCCTGTCGCGGCAGCGGCTCGCAGGCTTGTAAGAAGCGCTCTTAGGAGGGCCCGCCACTCTCGGAGCATGACTACCACGACCTCTCATCGGGCGGTGCGCAGCCGGCGCCGCCGTGCCTCGATGGCCGCGCTCGCGCTGGCGGGCGCCACCGCGCTGGGCGGGCTGAGCTGGCCGTCCGCGTTCGGCGCGACGCCCGCCCGGCCCACGGTGCGCCAGCACGACGGTGTCGTCGAGATCCCGATCAGCGGCGGCACCGCCGAGGTGCGGACCGACTCGCTGGCCGTGACGGCGCGCGGCGACGACGGCCGGACGCTGACCCTCTCCGCGCCCGTCGCGCAGTCGCTCGGGCAGCCCGGCCGGGTCACCGTCTCGGGCGGCACGGCGAGTTGGACGCTGCCCGGCCAGGGCCTGAGCGTCACCGCGGCGGCCGTGCGCGGGCGGCTGCAGGTCACCGTGCACGACGGCCGGGACGGCGCCAAGCTCTCCTGGCCGGTCACCGGCACCGATCCGGCCGCCTCGCAGCTGCAACTGCCCAGCGGCGAGGGGCTGGGCATCCCGGTCGCCGACCCGTTCTGGAACTCGCCCGACACCGGGGTGGCCGGCAACTCCTACGACCTGGAAGCCGACCTGAGCCTGCCGCTGTGGGGGTACACGCTGGGCGGACGCGGGGTCAGCTACCTGGTCCCGCAGCCGATCGGCACCTCGCTCGGCCTCGCCTCGCAGTCCGGCCGGCTGGACGGCACCGCCTTGCACACCTTCTCCCAGCGGGAGGGCACCCAGGACTACACCGTCACCTTCGCCCTCACCGACCCGTCCCCGGTCGCACCCGCGCAGGACTACCGGCGCTGGCTCACCGAGCACGGCCAACTGGTCACCCTGAACAGCAAGATCGCCGCCAACCCGGCGGTCGCCGGGCTGCTCGGCGCCTTCCACGCCTACACCTGGGGCACCGCCCGCACCGCCCAGGGGATCGCGCAGATGCAGGCGCTGGGCCTGTCCCGGATGTGGCTCGGCTACGACGCCGACGCGCAGCCGATGGACCCGCAGGCGGTGGCCGCCGCGAAGCGGGCGGGCTACCTGGTCGGCCCGTACGACTCGTTCGCCAACGGGCAGGACCCGAGCACCGCCGACTCGCCCACCTCCGCCTGGCCGGCTCCGGTCTACCCGGACTTCTGCATCCACCAGCAGGACGGCTCGGTGCTGGCGGGCTTCCACGACCGGGGCTGCTACCTCAGCTCGCAGGCCTTCGCCCAGCACGGCCAGTACCTCACCCAGCGCACCGCGCAGATGACCGCCAACGGGGCGAACAGCTACTTCCTGGACGTGGACGCGGCCGGCGAGCTGTACGACGACTTCAGCGCCGACCACCCGATGAACCAGCAGCAGGACGAGGCCAACCGGATCGCCCGGATGCGTCAACTCTCCGGTCCGGACAAGCTGGTGCTCGGCTCGGAGGCCGCGCACAGCTGGGCCGCGCCGGTGATCGCCTTCAGCCACGGTTCGCAGACTCCGCCGGCCAACGGGCTGTGGCCGCTGGAGAAGGACAAGGACGTCTGGGGTGGCTACGCGCCCGCCGGCGCGCCCGGAGTCTTCTTCAAGCCGGTGACCCTGCCGGCCGACCTGAGCAAGGCCATGTTCGACCCGGTGTACCGCATCCCGCTGCTGGAGACCGCGCTGCACGACTCGCAGGTCAACCTCGACCGGTGGGAGCTGTCGTACACCAAGTTCCCGGCGCTGGAGACCGATCGGGCACTGCTGGCGATCCTGGACAACACTCCGCTGAACCTGGTCCTGGACGGTCCGACGCTGGCCACCGACGGCAAGCAACTGGCCGCACTGCAGCAGTACTTCGCGCCGCTGCACGAGGCCGCCGGCACGCAGCCGATGACCGGGTTCCGGTATCTGAGCGCCGACCACCAGGTGCAGCAGACCGAGTTCGGCGACGGGGTGCTCCAGGTGACCGCCAACTTCGGCACCAGCGCCTACGGTTCGGGCGCCGACGCGCTGCCGGGCGGCTGCGTGGACGCGAAGCTCAGGGGCGACCGGCAGCCGCGCCGGCTCTGCCCCACCACGCTGCCGCAGGCACCGCTCAAGTGAGCGCCCGGCTCGGCTGCTGAGCGCCGGCCGGCGCTCATGACGTGTCCAGCCGGTAGCCGATCCCGTGCACGGTGTGCACCAGGCGCGGCTCGCCGCCGGCCTCCAGTTTGCGGCGCAGGTAGCCGACGTAGACGGCGAGCGAGTTGGAGCCAGGTCCGAAGTCGGCGCCCCAGACCCGCCGCATGATCGCCTCCCGGGTCAGCAGCTGCCCGGGGTGCCGCAGCAGGAGTTCCAGCAGCGCGAACTCGGTACGCGAGAACTCCAGCGGTCGGCCGCCCCGGCTGCCGGTGCGGCTGTGCGGGTCCACCGTGAGGTCGGCGAAGCCGCACTCGTCGCGCTGCGCCGCACCGGTCACGGTCCGGCGCAGCAGCGCGCGCAGCCGGGCGGTCAGCTCGTCCAGCGCGAACGGCTTGACCAGGTAGTCGTCGGCGCCCGCGTCCAGCCCCGCCACCCGCTCGCTCACCGCGTCCCGGGCGGTGAGCACGATGACCGGCAGCCGGTCCCCCACCGCCCGCAGCTGCCGGCAGACCGCCAGCCCGTCCAGGGCCGGCATCATCACGTCCAGCACCAGGGCGTCCGGCTGCCAGCGGGCCACCTCGGTCAGCCCGGCCAGCCCGTCGGCGGCGGCGCGCACCTGGTACCCCTCGACCTGCAGCCCCAGCGCCACGGCGGCCCGCACCTCGGGGTCGTCGTCGACGACCAGCACCCGCAGCCCGCTGCCCACGCCGCCCCCGCCTCCCCCGCGCCCTCGCCGACCCGGGAGGGACGCCGGACGATCCGTCCCCGGTTCCGCCCGGGAGCCGGATTTCGCTTCTCGTCCGCACTGCCGTAGAGTCGGGTTCACCGACGCGGGGTGGAGCAGCTCGGTAGCTCGCTGGGCTCATAACCCAGAGGTCGCAGGTTCAAATCCTGTCCCCGCTACTACGTAGTAGCAAGCAAGGCCCGGCACACCTGGTGTGCCGGGCCTTGCGGCGTTCTGGCGCCGGGTTGCGGCGGTCAGGCCCGGGGCCTTGCGGCGGTCAGCCGCGGCCGAGCAGGTCCAGGTAGGCCGCCAGCGCCGCCGGGTCCTGGGTGGCCAGGCCGAGGTAGCCGTCCGGCCGGACCACGAAGAGTCCGGGCCCGAGCGGCGCCAGCTCCGCGAACTCGCGGACCACCAGCTCCGCCGCGCGCCCGGCCGGCGCCGGTCGCCCCACCGCGAGCAGGGTGGCGTGCGGCCCGCGCAGCAGGTCGAAGAGCCGCCCCTGGGGCAGGGCCAGGTCCGGGATCCGGTCGCCGGCCCGCAGCGCCTCCTCGGGCAGGTCGGCGCGGGTCTCCACGCTGAGCGGGCTGTCGCGGTAGGCGATCCCGAGCTGCGAGGTCTGGCCGGCCCGGCGGGCCACGGCCGGTCCGCTGCCGCGGTAGGAGTGGTGCAGCCGGCTGCTGAGCTGGAGCACGTCGGCGGCCACCGGCAGGCGCTCCGCCTCGTAGCTGTCCAGCAGCCGCGGCGGCGCACCGTGCCGCAGCACCCGGCCCAGCTTCCAGCCGAGGTTGTAGGCGTCCTGCACGCCGGTGTTCAGCCCCTGGCCGCCGGCCGGCGAGTGGATGTGCGCCGCGTCCCCGGCCAGCAGGACCCGGCCGGCCTGGAAGCGGTCCGCCAGCGCCGCGCGCGGCCGGTACTCCGAGGTCCAGAGCACCTCGAGCACCGCCTCGGCGGGCAGCTGGGTGCGCTCCGCGATCACCGCGCGGACGGCCTGCGGCGAGGTGTCGACCGGGCCCTCGCCGACCGGGACGGAGAGCGCGAAGTGGTCGGTCCCGGGCAGTGGGCAGAGCGAGAGCGTGTCGCCCGGCGCCCGCGTCCACATGTGCCAGTTGCCGCGGTCCAGCCCGGTCAGCCGGACGTCGCCGACCAGCGAGGCGCGCGGGTCGAGCGTCTCACCCGTCATCGTGACCCCGAGCGCCGCGCGCACCGTGCTGCGTCCGCCGTCGGCGCCGACCAGGTAGTCGGCGCGGACGGTGGTGGTGCTGCCGTCGGCGCGGGTCAGCAGCGCCCGGACCGACTGCTGATCCTGGCTCAGCGAGGTGAGCGCGACCCCGAACCGGAGCTCGCCGCCGAGCTGCCGCAGGCGGGCGTGCAGGATCTCCTGGGTGCGCCACTGCGGGAGCATCCAGCCCACCGGGTAGGGCACGCCCGCCGCGGCCGGCGCCGGCTCCACCAGGTCCCAGAGCTTCAGGGTCGCGTCCGGACGCCGGCTGAGGACCCTCGGCAGCGGACCGCCGGCCGCGAGTATCGCGTCGATCACCCCGAGGTCGTCGAAGACCTCCTGGGTGCGCGGCTGCACGCCGCGGCCCCGCGAGCCGGGGAAGAGCGCGGCACTGCGCTCGATCACCAGTGCCCGCACGCCCCGCCGGGCCAGGTCGCAGCCCAGGGTCAGGCCGGCGGCACCGGCGCCGACCACCAGCACCTGGTAGTCGTCGTCCTCGTTCCTCGCATCACTGGAATCCATCCCGGGAGCTTCGGCCAGTGCTGACCAACCGTCAAGTGATCGCCGGACCGGCAGCCGCCTCGGGCCGGTCGGCGGCCTTCCTGAGCGGCTGTCAGCCCGGATCGCCGACCGGTCCGCGCACGACGCCCTGCCGCCGTTCGAGGTCACACCGTCCGGCCTAATAGAATCGACCCTCGGGCCTGCGGACCAGACGCCGGGCTCAGCAGGTACGGAGAGGCATCACCGGCCTGATGCCCTCCCCCAGCCTCCGGCCGGGGGGACCCCCAGCCCGCGAGGAGACACGTGAGCAACGAACAGTCCGTCCCCGTCCTTCAGGTCCTCAACGAGGCCGGCCGTCGGCGGACCTTCGCCGTCATCAGCCACCCGGACGCGGGCAAGTCCACCCTCACCGAGGCGCTGGCGCTGCACGCGCGGGCGATCACCTCGGCGGGTGCGGTGCACGCCAAGGGCGGCCGGCGCGGGGTGACCAGCGACTGGATGGAGCTGGAGCGCGAGCGCGGCATCTCGGTGACCTCCGCCGCGCTGCAGTTCGACCACCGCGGGCACGTGATGAACCTGGTCGACACCC contains:
- a CDS encoding glycoside hydrolase; this translates as MTTTTSHRAVRSRRRRASMAALALAGATALGGLSWPSAFGATPARPTVRQHDGVVEIPISGGTAEVRTDSLAVTARGDDGRTLTLSAPVAQSLGQPGRVTVSGGTASWTLPGQGLSVTAAAVRGRLQVTVHDGRDGAKLSWPVTGTDPAASQLQLPSGEGLGIPVADPFWNSPDTGVAGNSYDLEADLSLPLWGYTLGGRGVSYLVPQPIGTSLGLASQSGRLDGTALHTFSQREGTQDYTVTFALTDPSPVAPAQDYRRWLTEHGQLVTLNSKIAANPAVAGLLGAFHAYTWGTARTAQGIAQMQALGLSRMWLGYDADAQPMDPQAVAAAKRAGYLVGPYDSFANGQDPSTADSPTSAWPAPVYPDFCIHQQDGSVLAGFHDRGCYLSSQAFAQHGQYLTQRTAQMTANGANSYFLDVDAAGELYDDFSADHPMNQQQDEANRIARMRQLSGPDKLVLGSEAAHSWAAPVIAFSHGSQTPPANGLWPLEKDKDVWGGYAPAGAPGVFFKPVTLPADLSKAMFDPVYRIPLLETALHDSQVNLDRWELSYTKFPALETDRALLAILDNTPLNLVLDGPTLATDGKQLAALQQYFAPLHEAAGTQPMTGFRYLSADHQVQQTEFGDGVLQVTANFGTSAYGSGADALPGGCVDAKLRGDRQPRRLCPTTLPQAPLK
- a CDS encoding DUF4331 domain-containing protein, producing MQHPRSPRRTTSARSAERALATFGTLGLVAAGALTGLTPGVSSASSHREAPLIAGDPKADNTDVYAFTSPDKPDMVTLVANWIPFEEPNGGPNFYPFANDARYNIKIDSQGTGKPDLTYTWTFSDHIRDDANQFLYNTGVVKNFDDPTLNFRQTYTLTVTDANGNTRTLLKDAPTAPSNVGKASMPDYAGLRQQAVSPLAGGGQSFAGQASDPFFLDLRVFDLLYGGNLKETGHNTLAGYNVNTIALQIPKKDLALKGDATRNPVVGVWSTTDRQGAVVADSRTNGGDKGGEGAKDKGGEGGWHQVSRLGNPLVNEVVVPLKYKDAFNALAPVDDHTVTPVVDKVKDPIVPKLIQSIYGIPAPATPRNDLVEIFLTGISKNSGGPIQADLNSQLLNTDVNKEKFTPAEELRLNMAVPPAQTPNRLGVLGGDLQGYPNGRRLNDDVVDIELQALEGAAQTGTIVPALAAGDGVNTPYRQPGDSFPYVALPNTAAVNQADNVHPGGGVGAGLGGTALGGHRAPVVAAAALGGGAALAGAGYLALRRRRADRA
- a CDS encoding FAD-dependent monooxygenase, coding for MDSSDARNEDDDYQVLVVGAGAAGLTLGCDLARRGVRALVIERSAALFPGSRGRGVQPRTQEVFDDLGVIDAILAAGGPLPRVLSRRPDATLKLWDLVEPAPAAAGVPYPVGWMLPQWRTQEILHARLRQLGGELRFGVALTSLSQDQQSVRALLTRADGSTTTVRADYLVGADGGRSTVRAALGVTMTGETLDPRASLVGDVRLTGLDRGNWHMWTRAPGDTLSLCPLPGTDHFALSVPVGEGPVDTSPQAVRAVIAERTQLPAEAVLEVLWTSEYRPRAALADRFQAGRVLLAGDAAHIHSPAGGQGLNTGVQDAYNLGWKLGRVLRHGAPPRLLDSYEAERLPVAADVLQLSSRLHHSYRGSGPAVARRAGQTSQLGIAYRDSPLSVETRADLPEEALRAGDRIPDLALPQGRLFDLLRGPHATLLAVGRPAPAGRAAELVVREFAELAPLGPGLFVVRPDGYLGLATQDPAALAAYLDLLGRG
- a CDS encoding tetratricopeptide repeat protein → MRTRSNPGPRAALSAAVTAALAVGLFLTGGLGLSPWTGASNDHARPAASGPSGGGDPLAADISTLQDGLRRQPQDPLALATLGLDYVQQARNTADPTYYPKAEEVLQRSLAQQPQDNFAALGGLAALANGRHDFARALDQARRAVAANPYNSSLYGTLADALTQLGRYDEAADAVQRMVDLHPGTPSLARASYVAELRGDTGTARTDMRRALQDAAGPADQAFAHYYLAELAGNSGDPATELKEAEAGLAAAPGYTALLQAKARAEAAQGDTAAALADLGAATRRVPQPEYVLQLGELYQAAGRTREAEQQYQLFRAEQRLLTDNGVAQDSDAALFEADHGSPEQALAIARTGLRTRPFLDSHDALAWALHRTGQDRAALAEADQALAQGTRSALFHFHRAMIQAGLGDTAAERADLGAALAINPHFHPLHAAEATAALAALGGQG
- a CDS encoding class F sortase, which encodes MTGPARNGRPSSRAGGGRPRRRRRRPGGRAALLALSVGMALVGAGASALLGSGPTALTPSARPPARTAIGTPAVPRAADGPSTGAAPAALPLRIRIPGIGVDSALTDLQVQPDGHLAAPKNPEQIGWWSDGPHPGDPGAAVIVGHLDSRTGPAAFYGLSSLHPGDTVSIERADRSQVGFTVQALRQYDKDAFPDSEVYATGGPPQLRLITCGGSYDREQHEYRDNLVVYATLTSTPNTPRP
- a CDS encoding response regulator transcription factor, which gives rise to MGSGLRVLVVDDDPEVRAAVALGLQVEGYQVRAAADGLAGLTEVARWQPDALVLDVMMPALDGLAVCRQLRAVGDRLPVIVLTARDAVSERVAGLDAGADDYLVKPFALDELTARLRALLRRTVTGAAQRDECGFADLTVDPHSRTGSRGGRPLEFSRTEFALLELLLRHPGQLLTREAIMRRVWGADFGPGSNSLAVYVGYLRRKLEAGGEPRLVHTVHGIGYRLDTS